A part of Paraliobacillus zengyii genomic DNA contains:
- a CDS encoding MBL fold metallo-hydrolase, with product MSKTTITFWSGLQTIGGNIAEIRYGNARVIFDFGLVYNPSTSFVHKATGRSDRYVLDLLKIGAIPAIDGIYAREDLKDNVFNFKKPIAYEDFKMNTGIFISHLHLDHMGVIDTVASTIPIYMSNGSKQLYQVLNKINEGLMRERDVTGINYQDSIKIGDIIVTPFQTDHDIYGSMAMLISTPDLKVVYSGDIRMHGQHPEYNKAWLEKLLDINIDLLLMEGTAFHPNLTEKTKIPLVETETEIAQVIKREIINHNRLVLFNIYHRNIDRLNNFIKTGKQCERTIVLELKTAYIADQFAEVTDFAIFVPNDSKESDWNQNILEKYPRVTIEQINATPNKYLLQNSFDNIADLLDLDVSGSIYLHSNGMPLGEFDPNYQILLSFLKQFQIEYKSFNVSGHATQEDILQLIEDIKPKLLVPWHSHYPELMKPLDPNQAVFLPRKNKKYFFDNGQLIEV from the coding sequence ATGAGTAAAACAACAATTACATTTTGGAGTGGTTTGCAAACAATAGGTGGTAATATTGCTGAAATTCGGTATGGAAATGCTCGGGTTATTTTTGATTTTGGTTTAGTTTATAATCCTAGTACTTCTTTTGTTCATAAAGCCACAGGTCGAAGTGATCGTTATGTATTAGATTTACTAAAGATTGGTGCAATTCCTGCAATAGATGGGATTTACGCTAGAGAAGATTTAAAAGATAACGTATTTAATTTTAAAAAACCAATTGCCTATGAAGATTTTAAAATGAATACTGGTATATTTATTTCCCACTTACATTTAGATCATATGGGCGTGATAGATACCGTAGCCTCTACTATTCCCATTTATATGTCTAATGGATCGAAACAATTGTATCAAGTTCTTAATAAGATAAATGAGGGACTGATGAGAGAACGCGATGTAACAGGAATTAATTATCAAGATTCAATTAAAATAGGAGATATTATAGTAACACCTTTTCAAACAGACCATGATATATACGGTTCAATGGCTATGTTGATTAGCACGCCAGACCTTAAAGTGGTATATTCTGGTGATATTCGTATGCATGGACAGCATCCAGAATACAATAAAGCATGGTTAGAAAAGCTGTTGGATATTAATATTGATTTATTATTAATGGAAGGAACAGCCTTTCATCCTAATCTTACTGAAAAAACAAAAATACCTTTAGTAGAGACAGAAACAGAGATAGCTCAAGTAATAAAGAGAGAAATTATCAACCATAATCGATTAGTTTTGTTTAATATTTATCATCGTAATATTGATCGACTCAATAATTTTATCAAAACTGGTAAACAGTGTGAAAGAACGATTGTACTAGAGCTGAAAACGGCCTATATTGCTGATCAATTTGCTGAAGTAACAGATTTTGCGATTTTTGTACCGAATGATAGTAAGGAGTCTGATTGGAACCAAAATATTCTCGAAAAATATCCACGCGTTACAATTGAACAAATCAATGCAACACCTAACAAATACCTCTTACAAAACAGTTTTGATAATATAGCTGATTTACTAGATTTAGATGTGTCAGGTAGTATTTATTTGCATTCCAATGGCATGCCCTTGGGTGAATTTGATCCAAACTATCAAATTCTTCTATCATTTTTAAAACAATTCCAAATAGAATATAAATCGTTTAATGTATCCGGGCATGCAACACAAGAAGATATATTACAATTAATTGAAGATATAAAACCGAAGTTACTGGTTCCTTGGCATAGTCATTATCCAGAACTGATGAAACCACTAGATCCAAATCAAGCTGTTTTCTTACCAAGAAAAAACAAAAAATATTTCTTTGATAATGGTCAGTTAATAGAAGTTTAA
- the proC gene encoding pyrroline-5-carboxylate reductase, with the protein MFNKIAFIGAGSMAEALVAGIIKSKVLESTQIVVTNRSNELRLKDLSNLYNVLTTQDTKVAVESADAIFLAMKPKDVSKALAEIKPFLSDEQVIISVLAGTSTQLITEKLGLNLSVIRAMPNTSATIGYGATALTGGSFVRQEQLDLATELFETVGTVTIIDDEDKMHVVTAISGSGPAYFYYIVEAMEKAAQDGGLDQQHAKELIHQTILGVAHMLEQTDESPATLRQRITSPGGTTESGLKALDKHEVNKAFEAAVKEATQRSEELGKNK; encoded by the coding sequence ATGTTCAATAAAATAGCGTTTATTGGTGCAGGCTCAATGGCAGAAGCACTTGTTGCAGGGATCATAAAATCCAAGGTGTTAGAGTCAACGCAAATTGTGGTTACAAATAGGTCAAATGAGTTACGGCTAAAAGACTTATCAAATCTGTATAATGTTTTAACAACACAAGATACAAAAGTAGCCGTAGAAAGTGCTGATGCTATTTTTTTAGCAATGAAACCAAAGGATGTTTCAAAGGCATTAGCTGAAATTAAACCATTTTTATCAGATGAGCAAGTTATTATTTCAGTTCTAGCTGGGACATCGACTCAACTTATTACGGAAAAACTCGGCTTAAATCTATCGGTAATTCGTGCAATGCCAAATACTTCAGCAACAATTGGTTATGGCGCAACGGCATTGACTGGTGGCTCATTTGTTAGACAAGAACAACTTGATCTAGCAACAGAACTATTTGAGACGGTAGGAACGGTAACTATTATTGATGATGAGGATAAGATGCATGTAGTTACAGCAATTTCAGGAAGTGGACCTGCTTATTTTTACTATATTGTTGAGGCAATGGAAAAAGCAGCACAAGATGGAGGACTTGATCAACAGCATGCAAAAGAATTAATTCACCAGACTATCTTAGGGGTTGCCCATATGTTAGAACAAACGGATGAAAGTCCTGCAACCTTGCGTCAACGAATTACTAGTCCTGGTGGTACAACAGAAAGCGGACTAAAAGCATTAGATAAGCATGAGGTAAATAAGGCCTTTGAAGCGGCAGTTAAAGAAGCGACACAACGATCAGAAGAATTGGGTAAAAATAAATAA
- a CDS encoding deoxynucleoside kinase — MNLREKYQIPHDSVITIAGTVGVGKSTMTNALANSLDFRTSLEKVDTNPYLDKFYADFERWSFHLQIYFLAERFKKQKRIFEYGGGFIQDRSIYEDTGIFAKMHYDKGTMTPVDYETYSSLFESMVMTPYFPHPDLLIYLEGSFDDVVGRIKKRGRPMEQQTPLSYWKEMHERYEKWINSFNSCPILRINIADYDLVNDQSAVESVLNKVGHFIQQSRKWETRSTK; from the coding sequence ATGAATTTACGCGAAAAATATCAGATCCCACATGACAGTGTTATCACAATTGCCGGAACAGTTGGTGTCGGTAAGTCGACAATGACAAATGCATTAGCCAATTCACTGGACTTTCGTACCTCTTTAGAGAAGGTAGATACAAATCCATATCTAGACAAGTTTTATGCTGACTTTGAGCGTTGGAGTTTCCATCTGCAAATCTACTTTTTGGCAGAACGATTTAAGAAACAAAAGCGTATTTTTGAATATGGTGGTGGATTCATTCAGGATCGTTCTATCTATGAAGACACTGGCATTTTTGCTAAAATGCACTATGATAAAGGGACAATGACTCCCGTAGATTACGAAACTTACAGTAGTTTATTTGAATCAATGGTAATGACACCTTATTTTCCACATCCAGACTTATTAATTTATCTAGAGGGCTCATTTGATGACGTGGTTGGTCGCATTAAGAAGCGTGGCCGACCAATGGAACAACAAACGCCACTTAGTTATTGGAAAGAAATGCATGAGCGTTATGAAAAGTGGATTAATAGTTTTAATTCTTGCCCAATTCTTCGGATTAACATCGCTGACTACGATTTGGTAAATGACCAAAGTGCTGTTGAATCCGTATTGAACAAGGTTGGACACTTTATTCAACAATCTCGAAAATGGGAAACACGATCAACCAAATAA
- a CDS encoding deoxynucleoside kinase, whose protein sequence is MPEIPFIAVEGPIGVGKTSLSKKVANHFQLHLLKEIVEENPFLGKFYDDIDEWSFQTEMFFLCNRYKQLEDIDSHYLGLKKAVIADYHISKNMIFAKRTLQHRQFEKYQQIYHILTSDMPKPNMMIYLDASLDTLLSRIAMRGREVEMNIQASYLQQLKEDYQTFMDDFEKQHPDIPVIRINGDELDFIKQQDDLNFILDQIKQQLQKGEIIR, encoded by the coding sequence ATGCCAGAAATACCCTTTATAGCAGTGGAAGGACCAATTGGAGTTGGTAAGACCTCTTTATCAAAAAAAGTAGCAAACCACTTTCAACTACATTTATTAAAAGAAATAGTTGAAGAAAATCCGTTCTTAGGTAAATTCTATGATGATATAGATGAGTGGAGTTTCCAAACAGAAATGTTCTTTCTATGCAATCGTTATAAGCAATTAGAAGACATCGATAGCCATTATCTTGGATTAAAAAAGGCAGTGATTGCTGATTATCATATCTCTAAAAATATGATTTTCGCTAAACGTACCTTACAACATAGACAGTTCGAAAAATATCAACAAATCTATCACATTTTAACTTCTGACATGCCAAAGCCTAACATGATGATTTATCTTGATGCAAGTCTTGATACACTTTTATCTCGTATTGCCATGCGTGGTCGCGAAGTTGAAATGAATATTCAAGCTTCTTATTTGCAACAATTGAAAGAAGACTATCAAACATTTATGGATGACTTCGAAAAACAACATCCTGATATTCCTGTCATTCGTATTAATGGTGACGAGCTTGACTTTATTAAACAACAAGATGATTTGAACTTTATTCTTGATCAGATTAAACAGCAATTACAAAAAGGAGAAATTATCCGATGA
- the mnmH gene encoding tRNA 2-selenouridine(34) synthase MnmH — protein MFKDISIDELLSLKNIGQLTVIDVRSPSEFKDATIPGSINIPLFDDKERAEVGTLYKQVSKEAAKERGLEIASSKLPIFVKAFNNVKGDKAVFCWRGGMRSKTTATVLDLMGINVFRLDGGYRNYRNLIVDTLGALEVNPEAVVLNGYTGSGKTTILHRLQELDYPVIDLEGLANHRGSIFGQIGLKPHNQKTFDALFIESIQRLQDSPYVLFEGESKRIGKVMLPDFLMEKKNQGTQLFIEIPIEERVNNILEDYQPWDHEQECIDSFARIKKRIHTPIANEIESDLNTGEYFHAVRLLLEYYYDPLYDHSADQFTEGEKTIIKAETVDEAVVLLKDYLAKRYNEKVI, from the coding sequence ATGTTTAAAGATATTTCAATTGATGAATTACTCTCGTTAAAAAATATAGGTCAGCTTACAGTAATAGATGTACGTTCTCCTTCTGAATTTAAGGATGCTACTATTCCTGGTAGTATCAATATACCTTTATTTGATGATAAAGAAAGAGCTGAGGTAGGAACGCTTTATAAGCAAGTGAGTAAAGAAGCAGCCAAAGAAAGAGGGCTTGAAATTGCTTCAAGTAAATTACCAATCTTTGTGAAGGCGTTTAACAATGTCAAAGGAGATAAAGCGGTTTTCTGTTGGCGGGGTGGAATGCGTAGTAAAACGACAGCAACTGTTCTTGATCTAATGGGAATTAATGTGTTTCGATTGGACGGAGGCTATCGTAACTATCGTAATTTGATAGTAGATACATTAGGTGCATTAGAAGTTAACCCAGAAGCAGTTGTGTTAAATGGCTATACGGGATCAGGAAAAACTACGATACTACATCGTTTACAAGAGCTCGACTACCCCGTTATAGATTTAGAAGGATTAGCAAATCATCGCGGCTCTATTTTTGGTCAAATTGGTTTAAAGCCTCATAACCAAAAAACATTTGATGCATTGTTTATCGAAAGTATCCAGCGCTTGCAGGATTCGCCATATGTTCTATTTGAAGGAGAAAGTAAACGAATTGGAAAAGTAATGCTTCCTGATTTTCTGATGGAGAAAAAAAATCAAGGCACACAATTGTTTATTGAGATACCAATCGAGGAAAGGGTTAATAATATTCTGGAAGATTATCAACCATGGGATCATGAGCAAGAATGTATAGATTCTTTTGCTAGAATAAAAAAGCGAATTCATACACCGATTGCTAATGAAATTGAATCTGATTTAAATACAGGAGAGTACTTTCATGCAGTACGGTTGCTACTCGAGTATTATTATGATCCGTTGTATGATCACTCTGCAGATCAATTTACTGAAGGTGAAAAAACCATTATTAAAGCGGAAACTGTAGATGAAGCGGTTGTGTTGTTAAAAGATTATTTAGCTAAAAGGTATAATGAAAAAGTCATATAA
- a CDS encoding Ger(x)C family spore germination protein: protein MIKHYGYIPVIFLLLLILTGCYDRIELEQQSYVIAVGIDKGEETGTFSFTFQLANPEVGATLSAGSDEEPQETVTITGSDIITATNTANSFITKKITLDQTKVIIISEELARSKDFIRVIQTAARTPQIRRSVQLIVSKENASDFLNNNEPKTETRPHKYYQYMLNRASQTGIIPDANLHRFFQITEGDADLFLAIYATTEISEPKESGSEDEYIAGQVPQQGGSKTQFMGSAVFKEGQMIDILDGQDTRICNILDKTIEMEELLATYPDPIKPEYQVSANYSQKSVPLVNVSYDKKNNHAKIDVTIPFEIEIIAIPSLVDYAQNNKYNQKLRESIEQSIEEKTTKLVKKSQEEYGSDPFYWSIYIRRYFKDIPAYEEADWNKVIYPNASITINYKLKRLEFGKMLKDSKLNEVRD from the coding sequence ATGATAAAACATTATGGTTATATACCTGTTATTTTCCTACTATTACTTATATTAACAGGTTGTTACGACAGAATAGAACTCGAGCAACAATCCTATGTTATTGCTGTTGGTATTGACAAAGGAGAGGAGACAGGAACATTTTCTTTTACTTTTCAACTTGCAAACCCTGAAGTTGGCGCAACGTTATCTGCAGGTTCTGATGAGGAACCTCAAGAAACAGTTACTATTACTGGAAGTGATATTATTACTGCAACAAATACCGCAAATTCTTTTATCACTAAAAAAATTACATTAGATCAAACCAAAGTAATTATTATTTCAGAAGAATTAGCACGTTCTAAGGATTTCATTCGTGTGATCCAGACTGCAGCGCGAACGCCACAAATAAGAAGAAGTGTCCAATTAATTGTTTCAAAAGAAAACGCCAGTGACTTTTTAAATAATAACGAGCCAAAAACAGAAACACGACCACATAAGTATTATCAATATATGCTTAATCGCGCATCACAAACCGGCATTATACCTGATGCAAATCTTCATCGTTTTTTTCAAATAACAGAAGGAGATGCTGATTTATTCTTAGCAATTTATGCAACAACAGAAATTTCTGAACCGAAAGAATCAGGAAGTGAAGATGAATACATTGCAGGTCAAGTTCCACAACAAGGAGGAAGCAAAACGCAGTTTATGGGTTCTGCCGTGTTCAAGGAAGGACAAATGATTGATATCTTAGATGGCCAAGATACGCGGATATGTAACATACTGGATAAAACAATCGAAATGGAGGAATTACTAGCAACTTATCCGGATCCTATTAAACCTGAGTATCAAGTTTCAGCCAATTACTCCCAAAAGTCAGTACCTCTAGTCAATGTTAGCTATGATAAAAAAAATAACCATGCAAAAATTGATGTTACGATTCCATTTGAAATTGAAATCATTGCCATTCCCAGCCTAGTAGATTATGCGCAAAACAATAAATATAATCAAAAACTACGTGAATCCATTGAACAAAGCATTGAAGAGAAAACCACTAAACTTGTAAAAAAAAGTCAAGAAGAGTATGGATCAGATCCTTTTTACTGGTCTATTTACATTCGAAGATACTTTAAAGATATCCCAGCTTATGAGGAAGCGGATTGGAACAAAGTAATTTATCCTAATGCTTCTATCACAATAAATTATAAACTAAAACGTCTTGAGTTTGGAAAGATGTTAAAAGACTCGAAATTAAACGAAGTGAGGGATTAG
- a CDS encoding GerAB/ArcD/ProY family transporter encodes MHDQKTLKASEMFTMIGLFIGMKVTDTTPTLFAQKAQNAFWLIPIISFLVILPSFFLLIYLLKKAQNKNLMELIESLIGSKLGKTLGFLIFLSSFLLMCLDSRSYVEQIKLLYFPASPTTVLFFLFLCVVFFGAKKGLEVIGFTVKTSFLFIKLSALLLALLISVEIVWQRIFPIFGSGLSTILKEGALKGSIFSEFFLLTIAYTSFKDTKQFRIGTLFGVIFVIIEITFFFFVYATVFDYNSIEKASFPFHDITQYVQLGEYFANIETFFMVFWLLAGFLRFIIYIYLITWIFGAVFNISEFEPLILPFSFITLIIGMVPDNSVINELLFRDMLLNYVTPLFVLFPVILWIVALSRGALKK; translated from the coding sequence ATGCATGATCAAAAAACATTAAAAGCAAGCGAAATGTTTACCATGATTGGATTGTTTATTGGAATGAAAGTAACCGATACAACACCAACACTTTTTGCACAAAAAGCACAAAATGCCTTTTGGCTTATTCCTATTATTTCATTCCTTGTGATTTTACCTTCCTTCTTTCTCCTGATTTATCTATTAAAAAAAGCACAAAATAAAAATCTAATGGAGTTAATAGAAAGTCTTATTGGCTCTAAGCTTGGCAAAACACTAGGTTTTTTAATTTTTTTGAGTTCTTTCTTATTAATGTGCTTAGACAGTCGTAGTTATGTTGAACAAATTAAGCTATTATACTTTCCAGCTTCTCCAACAACCGTTCTTTTTTTCTTATTCTTATGTGTTGTTTTTTTCGGAGCAAAAAAAGGATTAGAAGTAATTGGATTTACAGTGAAAACAAGCTTTCTTTTCATTAAGTTGTCGGCTCTGCTGCTAGCCTTATTAATTTCAGTTGAAATCGTTTGGCAACGTATCTTTCCTATTTTCGGTTCAGGTCTATCAACAATACTAAAAGAGGGTGCGCTAAAAGGATCGATTTTTTCTGAGTTTTTTTTATTAACGATTGCCTACACCTCCTTTAAAGATACAAAACAATTTAGAATCGGAACATTATTCGGCGTTATATTTGTGATAATTGAAATTACATTTTTTTTCTTTGTTTATGCAACAGTGTTTGATTACAATTCAATAGAAAAGGCTTCTTTTCCTTTTCATGATATTACACAATATGTGCAATTAGGAGAGTATTTTGCAAATATAGAAACCTTTTTTATGGTGTTTTGGTTATTAGCAGGATTTCTTCGATTTATTATCTATATCTATTTAATCACTTGGATCTTTGGAGCAGTGTTTAATATTTCTGAATTTGAACCTCTCATACTGCCATTCAGTTTTATTACACTTATCATAGGAATGGTACCTGATAATTCGGTTATAAACGAATTATTATTTCGTGATATGCTATTAAATTATGTAACTCCTCTTTTTGTCCTATTCCCTGTAATTTTATGGATTGTAGCATTATCGAGAGGAGCGTTAAAAAAATGA
- a CDS encoding spore germination protein, protein MSRLQKGKKAIKQMYEKKEKLQEDAKDNAERLKQLFSYGINKDFSYKQLVADYNKKKIYLFFYASIVNSDKIEEFIIKPIHEGEGDKLSKIINTRDLIEITDFEQATDDINNGKIVLLMEGDSIGYSMEVSDFKHRAISQPANESVIRGPKEAFTESLFVNISLVRKQIRDKQLITEQSSVGTRSKQSVVLVYVSDIVNDEILKNVRERIESIEVDTVRNVELLEQYIEERPYSIFPSILYTERPDNAGAYLEDGHIILLMDNSAACLILPVTFWDLFHSPEDRYSRFIFGNFTRAIRFFSFYITTMISAAYVSLANFHSEMIPPDLLFAITAAREYVPFPLIVEILLMEFAFELIREAGIRIPNPLGPTIGIVGALILGQAAVEANIISPIIVIVAALSGLTSFVIADTSLNYTVRISRFIFILSAAFLGMLSLVGVFLLWFMYAASLKSFGVPFFAPLAPYYKSSGDTMFRKALRAEIWRPSHIKPKDLHKKQRK, encoded by the coding sequence ATGTCACGTTTACAAAAAGGCAAAAAGGCGATTAAACAAATGTACGAGAAAAAAGAAAAACTACAAGAAGATGCGAAAGATAATGCAGAAAGGTTGAAACAACTATTCTCATATGGCATTAATAAAGATTTCTCTTATAAACAACTGGTAGCCGATTATAATAAAAAAAAGATTTATTTATTCTTTTATGCTTCGATTGTAAATAGTGACAAAATAGAAGAGTTCATTATTAAACCGATACATGAGGGTGAAGGTGACAAGCTTTCAAAAATTATTAATACAAGAGATTTAATTGAAATCACTGATTTCGAACAGGCAACAGATGACATTAATAATGGCAAAATCGTTCTCCTTATGGAAGGGGATTCTATTGGCTACTCCATGGAGGTATCTGATTTCAAACACCGCGCGATCAGTCAACCTGCAAATGAAAGTGTGATTAGAGGGCCAAAAGAAGCTTTCACTGAATCTCTCTTCGTTAATATATCACTTGTACGAAAACAGATTCGTGATAAACAGTTGATTACGGAACAGTCAAGTGTGGGGACTCGTTCCAAACAAAGTGTCGTCTTAGTTTATGTTTCTGATATTGTAAATGATGAAATTTTAAAAAATGTAAGAGAAAGAATAGAAAGTATCGAGGTTGATACAGTTCGAAATGTTGAATTATTAGAACAATACATTGAAGAAAGACCTTATTCTATTTTTCCAAGCATTTTATATACCGAACGACCAGATAACGCAGGTGCTTACTTAGAAGATGGACACATTATTTTGCTAATGGATAATTCAGCAGCCTGTTTAATTTTACCTGTTACCTTTTGGGATTTGTTCCACAGTCCAGAAGATCGCTACTCTCGGTTTATATTTGGTAACTTCACCCGAGCCATACGTTTTTTTAGTTTCTATATAACAACAATGATATCCGCAGCTTACGTATCACTAGCTAACTTCCATAGCGAGATGATACCACCTGATTTACTTTTTGCTATTACCGCTGCTAGAGAATATGTACCTTTTCCTTTGATTGTTGAAATCTTACTCATGGAATTTGCTTTCGAATTGATCCGAGAAGCTGGAATTCGAATTCCTAACCCTCTAGGTCCCACAATTGGAATTGTCGGCGCCTTAATCTTAGGGCAAGCTGCTGTAGAAGCAAATATCATTAGCCCTATTATTGTAATTGTTGCAGCATTATCAGGATTAACATCATTTGTAATAGCGGATACTAGTTTAAACTACACCGTTCGTATTTCTCGATTCATCTTTATATTGTCAGCTGCTTTTTTAGGAATGTTAAGCCTAGTAGGTGTTTTTCTTCTCTGGTTTATGTATGCAGCATCACTTAAATCGTTTGGCGTTCCTTTCTTCGCACCATTAGCTCCATACTATAAATCCTCAGGTGACACGATGTTTCGTAAAGCGCTGCGGGCGGAGATTTGGCGACCATCTCATATAAAACCAAAAGATTTACACAAGAAGCAAAGGAAATAA
- a CDS encoding YceI family protein has product MTKTTFKVDSAHTSLDFSVKHMMVSKVKGTFHDFQVQFVADPEDLTTAEIVFDIDVNSIDTRNADRDGHLRTGDFFEVDKYPKILFKSTDVTKKSDEEYEVTGDVTIKDVTRKETFKVVFEGQGQDPWGNQVFGFNAEGTLNREAYGLTYNAALETGGVLIGKDIKFSIELEAMKEA; this is encoded by the coding sequence ATGACAAAAACAACATTTAAGGTAGATTCAGCGCACACTAGCCTTGATTTTTCAGTAAAACACATGATGGTTTCAAAAGTAAAAGGTACATTTCATGATTTTCAAGTACAATTCGTTGCTGATCCAGAGGATTTAACAACAGCTGAAATCGTTTTTGATATTGATGTAAATAGCATTGATACGCGTAATGCAGATCGTGATGGCCATCTAAGAACAGGTGATTTCTTTGAAGTTGATAAATACCCGAAAATTCTATTTAAATCAACAGATGTTACAAAAAAATCTGATGAAGAATATGAAGTTACTGGCGATGTAACAATTAAAGATGTAACAAGAAAAGAAACATTTAAAGTTGTGTTTGAAGGACAGGGTCAAGATCCATGGGGCAACCAAGTATTTGGTTTCAATGCTGAAGGAACACTTAACCGTGAAGCATATGGTTTAACATATAATGCTGCATTAGAAACAGGTGGCGTTCTTATTGGAAAAGATATCAAATTCTCAATTGAATTAGAAGCAATGAAAGAAGCATAA
- a CDS encoding type 1 glutamine amidotransferase domain-containing protein, with the protein MSKIACVLTDYFEDVEHTEPAKSFKDAGHQLVTIEKEKGKQVTGKQGDATVTIDQSIDEVKPSDFDALFIPGGFSPDSLRSDDRFVDFVKPFMDEKKPVLAICHGPQLLLTAKKLEGRTATGFKSIMVDMEYAGATVKDQEVVVSENQLVTSRMPDDIPAFNKEALKVLA; encoded by the coding sequence ATGAGTAAAATAGCATGTGTGCTAACAGATTATTTTGAAGATGTGGAGCATACAGAACCCGCTAAATCATTTAAAGATGCGGGTCACCAACTTGTTACAATTGAAAAAGAAAAAGGAAAGCAAGTAACAGGTAAACAAGGAGATGCAACGGTAACAATAGATCAAAGTATTGATGAGGTTAAACCAAGTGATTTTGATGCTTTATTTATTCCAGGAGGATTCTCACCAGATTCCTTACGTAGCGATGATCGTTTTGTAGATTTTGTTAAACCGTTTATGGATGAGAAGAAACCAGTCTTAGCAATTTGCCATGGCCCACAATTACTTCTCACAGCAAAAAAATTGGAAGGTCGAACGGCAACAGGCTTTAAATCAATTATGGTAGATATGGAATACGCAGGTGCTACAGTGAAGGACCAGGAAGTTGTTGTATCAGAAAATCAACTTGTTACTAGCCGTATGCCAGATGATATTCCGGCATTTAATAAAGAAGCGTTGAAAGTTTTAGCCTAA